The following nucleotide sequence is from Gammaproteobacteria bacterium.
GTAGTTCGATTTCTCGAACTAAGGCTGGTCAACCTCGGACTTGTTTTCACAAGCCTCGCCCTTATAGAACGGGGTGATTGACGCTGTTAAGGCACAGCGTAATTCGTGCGCCATCCAGTCAGGCTGAGAGTTTCTCCACCTCTGGCCACAGAAACCGTAATCCGCAGTGTATTGTCGATGCCCTGCCAGGTCTCCAGGCCAACAACTACATTCACATTGTAACCAGTAAGGCCCGTGACCAGCGTTCCGTCGATATCACATATCGGCTGAGTGTAGCCGTCATAATCGCGGATATCATCGGCACTGGACCGGTTGCATCCGCTGATCGTGCCTACAGGGTTTATTGCATAGGGCTTGAGCAAAATCTCCTCCATCATCTCCTCGGCAATGACCAACATTTGTTTATGGATCAGGGGATCGGCGCTTGATTTTATCGAAATGTTGAAAGCCGCCAGCACACCAGTCAGGCCAACGCTGATAATTATGATGGCCATGACCATTTCGATTAAAGTGAAGCCGAAGGCCAGTTTATGGAACATAGCCAATCATTCCAGTCTTGCCAACAACGGTAATGATCTTCTCCGTTCCGACGATAATCAGTGATAGATCGTTGGCAGTGCCATCACTTTTGAAATTTAATGCCGCAGGTAGCGGATTAAAAAACGCATTAACGGAATCACCACTGACAATTTGATTGCTGGACGTACCGGGAATAAACAACGTGGTATCACAAACATTATTTTTGTCAGTATCGATATTCAATTCTAGGGTGTAATTATTAGGAAAAATAATGCAAACCAGCCGTCGGTGGCTAGTGGCTATTTTTTGGGCATAACGCAAGGCTGCCATGGTTTTATCATGAAATTCAACGGCGCGGTACCCGCTTATATCCATGCGCGGAACGACGACGACAGCAAGAATACCGATAATGATCATGGTCATAATCAGTTCGATCAGAGTAAATCCGCCTG
It contains:
- a CDS encoding MSHA pilin protein MshD, with translation MFHKLAFGFTLIEMVMAIIIISVGLTGVLAAFNISIKSSADPLIHKQMLVIAEEMMEEILLKPYAINPVGTISGCNRSSADDIRDYDGYTQPICDIDGTLVTGLTGYNVNVVVGLETWQGIDNTLRITVSVARGGETLSLTGWRTNYAVP
- a CDS encoding MSHA pilin protein MshC, with protein sequence MRLQLAMNPTGGFTLIELIMTMIIIGILAVVVVPRMDISGYRAVEFHDKTMAALRYAQKIATSHRRLVCIIFPNNYTLELNIDTDKNNVCDTTLFIPGTSSNQIVSGDSVNAFFNPLPAALNFKSDGTANDLSLIIVGTEKIITVVGKTGMIGYVP